One window from the genome of Salisaeta longa DSM 21114 encodes:
- the ggt gene encoding gamma-glutamyltransferase, translating to MQRFSLWSALVLLCLAMPAHAQQGGDRIVGRQIATRSPVIAEHGMAATSQPLASQVAINVLQQGGSAVDAAIAANAMLGLVEPVGSGIGGDLFAIVYDPATDSLYGLNASGRSPLGLSYDEMKNELGDRERIPLLGPLPVSVPGTVSGWFKLHERFGSLSMEENLAPAIRYARNGFPVSQLIAYYWEANTDAFASAESIDDNWRSTYLIADGDTMRAPNQGEIFRNPDLADTYALIAEEGRSAFYKGEIAQTIDAYMKRIGGHLRLKDFQEHTANWVQPVSVNYRGYDVYELPPNGQGIAALQMLQILEGYDLQAMGHNSADYLHVMTEAKKLAFEDRARFYADPAFADIPVQALISEEYAAKRRALISMTDDMERPKHGDPAMLQRLQSGDTIYLTVADSTGMMVSLIQSNYAGMGSGLVPDGLGFMLQDRGALFTFEKGHPNVYAPGKRPFHTIIPAFVMKDGAPFLSFGVMGGAMQPQGHVQIISNMIDFGMNVQEAGDAARYRHYGSSQPTGGTMDDGGTLTVESGVPFQIIDDLRSRGHEVRVSTGSYGGYQAIQWDPVHQTFWGASEMRKDGAAIGY from the coding sequence ATGCAACGCTTTTCTTTGTGGAGCGCCCTTGTGCTCCTCTGTCTCGCCATGCCCGCGCACGCACAACAGGGCGGCGACCGCATTGTAGGGCGCCAAATTGCCACTCGTAGTCCGGTGATTGCCGAGCACGGCATGGCCGCCACCAGCCAACCGCTCGCCTCGCAGGTTGCCATCAACGTCTTGCAGCAGGGCGGCAGCGCCGTGGACGCGGCCATTGCTGCCAACGCCATGCTTGGCCTCGTAGAGCCTGTGGGCTCGGGCATCGGCGGCGACCTCTTTGCGATCGTGTATGACCCCGCCACCGACTCGCTGTACGGCCTGAACGCGAGCGGGCGGTCGCCGCTGGGCCTCAGCTACGATGAGATGAAAAACGAACTGGGCGATCGTGAGCGCATCCCGCTGCTGGGCCCGCTGCCCGTTAGCGTGCCAGGAACGGTGAGCGGCTGGTTCAAGCTGCACGAGCGCTTCGGCTCCCTCTCGATGGAAGAGAATTTGGCTCCGGCCATCCGGTATGCCCGCAACGGCTTTCCCGTCTCGCAGCTCATCGCGTACTACTGGGAAGCCAACACCGACGCGTTTGCTTCCGCCGAATCCATTGATGATAACTGGCGCTCGACCTACCTCATCGCCGACGGCGACACGATGCGCGCGCCGAATCAGGGCGAGATCTTCCGCAACCCCGACCTCGCCGACACCTACGCGCTGATCGCTGAAGAGGGTCGCTCGGCCTTCTACAAAGGCGAAATCGCTCAAACCATCGACGCGTACATGAAGCGCATCGGCGGCCACTTGCGCCTGAAGGACTTCCAAGAACACACCGCCAACTGGGTGCAGCCGGTGTCCGTCAACTACCGGGGCTACGACGTGTACGAGCTGCCGCCCAACGGACAGGGCATTGCAGCGCTGCAGATGCTCCAAATCCTTGAGGGCTACGATCTACAGGCGATGGGCCACAACTCGGCCGACTACCTGCATGTGATGACGGAGGCCAAGAAGCTGGCCTTCGAGGACCGGGCCCGCTTCTACGCCGATCCCGCGTTTGCCGACATTCCCGTGCAAGCGCTCATCTCCGAGGAGTACGCGGCCAAGCGCCGCGCGCTCATCTCCATGACCGACGACATGGAGCGTCCCAAACACGGCGATCCGGCCATGCTACAGCGTCTGCAGTCGGGCGATACGATTTACCTGACCGTGGCCGACTCGACCGGCATGATGGTGTCGCTCATCCAAAGCAATTATGCCGGCATGGGCAGTGGCCTCGTGCCTGACGGGCTGGGCTTTATGCTGCAGGACCGCGGCGCACTCTTTACGTTCGAGAAAGGCCATCCCAACGTGTACGCCCCGGGCAAGCGGCCCTTTCACACCATCATTCCCGCCTTCGTCATGAAAGACGGCGCGCCGTTTCTCAGCTTTGGCGTGATGGGCGGCGCCATGCAACCGCAGGGCCATGTACAGATCATCAGCAACATGATCGACTTTGGGATGAACGTGCAGGAGGCCGGCGATGCGGCCCGCTACCGGCACTACGGCAGCAGCCAGCCCACCGGCGGCACGATGGATGATGGCGGGACGCTGACCGTGGAGAGTGGCGTGCCCTTTCAGATTATCGACGACCTGCGCAGCCGCGGCCACGAGGTGCGCGTGTCAACCGGCAGCTACGGCGGCTACCAGGCCATCCAGTGGGACCCCGTACATCAGACGTTTTGGGGGGCCTCCGAGATGCGCAAAGACGGCGCGGCGATTGGCTATTAG